One genomic window of Acidobacteriota bacterium includes the following:
- a CDS encoding pitrilysin family protein, which yields MSEQPSPIKQTVLDNGLTIISERMDHVRSASVGIWVRSGSRHEAAPLNGISHFIEHTLFKGTRNRTSREIAVESDAIGGHVDAFTSREVAAYYVRVLDEHLARAFDLLADLVTSPLFADEELDRERNVVTEEIKMVGDTPDDLVHEVFVANFWPDHPLGRSILGTVDTLATFNHERVSNYFSNIYTPRNLVVAGAGNLEHERFVDMVGGSLSSLKDRPVHLSASAPLHATRRIVLDKDLEQAHLVLGTCCPSMTSADRYSVHVLNVILGGGMSSRLFQTIREEHGLAYAVYSGVNAYTDAGYLSVYAATSPEQVSDVIKLSVEEFNRFKSEPVSEAELQRAKDQLKVSIMLSLESTSARMSNLARQEIFFGRQFTLDEILDRINQVTRSDVQRVAGEIFSGDELAITAVGQLGSLDLDRAQIAV from the coding sequence ATGAGCGAGCAACCGAGTCCTATCAAGCAAACCGTCCTCGATAATGGCCTTACAATCATCTCCGAACGAATGGATCACGTGCGGTCCGCTTCGGTCGGCATCTGGGTCCGCTCGGGCTCGCGGCATGAAGCGGCGCCGCTGAATGGCATCTCGCACTTCATCGAGCACACGCTCTTCAAAGGCACGCGCAATCGAACCTCCCGCGAGATCGCCGTCGAAAGCGACGCCATCGGCGGTCACGTCGACGCGTTCACCAGCCGCGAAGTCGCAGCCTACTATGTCAGGGTTCTGGACGAACATCTTGCGCGAGCCTTTGACCTGCTCGCCGACCTGGTGACCTCGCCGCTCTTCGCCGACGAAGAACTTGACCGCGAGCGCAATGTGGTTACCGAAGAGATCAAGATGGTCGGGGACACTCCCGATGATCTCGTGCATGAGGTATTTGTCGCAAACTTCTGGCCCGATCATCCGCTGGGGCGCTCCATTCTGGGGACGGTTGATACTCTGGCGACTTTCAACCACGAGCGCGTGAGCAATTACTTTTCAAACATCTACACGCCGCGCAATCTTGTGGTCGCCGGCGCGGGCAACCTCGAGCACGAGAGATTCGTGGATATGGTCGGCGGATCTCTGAGCAGCTTGAAGGACAGACCGGTGCATCTATCCGCGTCGGCTCCCCTGCACGCGACGCGGCGCATAGTGCTGGATAAGGACCTCGAGCAGGCGCATCTGGTGCTTGGCACGTGCTGTCCGTCGATGACTTCGGCCGACCGTTACTCGGTTCATGTGTTAAACGTGATACTCGGGGGCGGGATGAGCTCAAGATTGTTTCAAACGATTCGCGAAGAACACGGGCTCGCTTACGCGGTCTACTCGGGTGTGAATGCCTACACGGATGCTGGTTACCTGTCGGTCTACGCCGCGACTTCACCCGAGCAAGTCAGCGACGTCATCAAGCTGAGCGTCGAAGAGTTCAACAGGTTCAAGAGCGAGCCGGTGTCGGAAGCGGAGCTTCAACGAGCGAAGGATCAGCTAAAGGTGTCGATCATGCTCAGTCTGGAATCGACCTCCGCGCGCATGAGCAACCTCGCACGGCAAGAGATTTTCTTCGGCCGCCAGTTCACGCTCGACGAGATTCTCGATCGTATCAACCAGGTGACGAGGTCCGATGTGCAGCGCGTGGCCGGCGAGATATTCAGCGGCGACGAACTGGCCATCACCGCAGTAGGACAGCTCGGTTCCCTGGATCTCGATCGCGCACAAATTGCAGTGTAG